One region of Aurantimonas sp. HBX-1 genomic DNA includes:
- a CDS encoding DNA-3-methyladenine glycosylase — MSISTEADVAAAIAALRSADPRLRAVIERAGPVPLRRRAGGLGGLAAIVVGQQVSRASAEAILARLAGEIDLDSAPAILAAADEAFRRAGMSRPKQQTLLAVARAVEDGSLDFSRIAAAPAEAAIAELVAVRGIGPWTAECYLLFCSGHPDVFPAGDLALQVAVGHAFAHAGRPGARELALLAAVWSPHRSVAARLFWAYYAAVTRREAIPVADTAA; from the coding sequence ATGAGCATTTCGACCGAGGCCGATGTCGCCGCCGCCATCGCGGCCCTGCGCAGCGCCGACCCGCGGCTTCGCGCGGTGATCGAGCGGGCGGGCCCGGTGCCGCTGCGGCGCCGGGCGGGCGGGCTGGGCGGCCTCGCCGCGATCGTCGTCGGCCAGCAGGTGTCGCGGGCGAGCGCCGAGGCGATCCTGGCGCGGCTTGCCGGGGAGATCGACCTCGACAGCGCGCCGGCGATCCTCGCCGCCGCCGACGAGGCGTTTCGCCGCGCCGGCATGTCGCGGCCGAAGCAGCAGACGCTGCTTGCCGTCGCCCGGGCGGTGGAGGACGGCAGCCTCGACTTTAGCCGCATCGCCGCAGCGCCGGCCGAGGCCGCCATCGCCGAGCTCGTGGCGGTGCGCGGCATCGGGCCGTGGACGGCGGAATGCTACCTGCTGTTCTGCAGCGGCCACCCGGACGTGTTTCCCGCCGGCGATCTCGCCCTGCAGGTGGCGGTCGGCCACGCCTTCGCCCATGCCGGCCGTCCCGGCGCGCGGGAACTGGCGCTGCTGGCGGCGGTCTGGTCGCCGCACCGCTCGGTGGCGGCGCGGCTGTTCTGGGCGTATTATGCGGCCGTGACGCGGCGCGAGGCCATCCCCGTCGCCGACACCGCCGCGTAG
- a CDS encoding DUF3095 family protein, which translates to MTASIPSDTATGLAFYDALPRLRDFGRLADPAVYAPLPADWVVGVADIVRSTDAVENGGYKAVNTVAAAVIAALANALGGRDFPFVFGGDGAGFALPADEAETGRRTLAAVAGWASQAFGFELRIAMVSLEEIRANGRDVRVARFAPTGGAAYAMFDGGGLAFAERRMKQGAYRIAPADGDAARPDLAGLSCRFSPMPAKRGLVLSVIAVPAGEPGAAFAALVHDLLAFAAEGGDGAANPVPAGGPPQHWPTAGFAIEARTAAASTGRPLWLSRLSVGLRSLLAHLTFRSGLRIGDFDPTRYRIELAGNSDFRKFDDGLRMTLDCTPDLADRITARLAAAEAAGIAFAGTHRQEAALMTCFVPVASRSDHLHFVDGAMGGYAAAAAMAFRREARQG; encoded by the coding sequence GTGACGGCCTCCATCCCCAGCGACACCGCGACGGGCCTTGCCTTCTACGACGCGCTGCCCCGGCTGCGCGACTTCGGCCGGCTCGCCGACCCCGCGGTCTATGCGCCGCTGCCGGCGGACTGGGTGGTCGGCGTCGCCGACATCGTGCGCTCCACCGACGCCGTCGAGAACGGCGGCTACAAGGCGGTGAACACCGTCGCGGCCGCGGTCATCGCGGCGCTGGCCAATGCGCTCGGCGGGCGCGACTTCCCCTTCGTCTTCGGCGGCGACGGCGCCGGCTTCGCGCTCCCGGCCGACGAGGCGGAGACCGGGCGCCGGACGCTTGCCGCCGTCGCCGGCTGGGCGAGCCAGGCCTTCGGCTTCGAGCTGCGCATCGCCATGGTCAGCCTTGAAGAGATCCGCGCCAATGGCCGCGACGTCCGCGTCGCCCGCTTCGCGCCGACGGGCGGTGCCGCCTACGCCATGTTCGACGGCGGCGGGCTGGCGTTCGCCGAGCGGCGCATGAAACAGGGCGCCTATCGGATCGCTCCCGCCGACGGCGACGCGGCACGGCCCGACCTGGCCGGGCTGTCCTGCCGCTTCTCGCCGATGCCGGCCAAGCGCGGGCTGGTGCTGTCGGTGATCGCGGTTCCGGCCGGCGAGCCCGGCGCGGCCTTCGCGGCGCTGGTCCACGACCTCCTGGCGTTCGCGGCGGAGGGCGGCGACGGCGCCGCCAATCCGGTGCCCGCCGGCGGGCCGCCGCAGCATTGGCCAACCGCCGGGTTTGCGATCGAAGCCCGCACCGCGGCAGCCTCGACCGGCCGGCCGCTGTGGCTGTCGCGGCTGTCGGTCGGCCTGCGCAGCCTGCTGGCCCATCTGACGTTTCGCAGCGGCCTGCGCATCGGCGACTTCGACCCCACCCGCTACAGGATCGAACTCGCCGGCAACAGCGATTTCCGCAAGTTCGACGACGGGCTGCGCATGACGCTCGACTGCACCCCGGACCTCGCCGACCGCATCACCGCGCGGCTTGCCGCGGCCGAGGCGGCGGGCATCGCGTTCGCCGGCACGCATCGTCAGGAGGCGGCGCTGATGACCTGCTTCGTGCCGGTGGCGAGCCGCAGCGACCACCTGCACTTCGTCGACGGCGCGATGGGCGGCTACGCGGCCGCGGCCGCGATGGCGTTCCGCCGCGAGGCGCGGCAGGGCTGA
- a CDS encoding DEAD/DEAH box helicase — MPLPTTSAPLAAALASRGYTDLTEVQSAVLKPEADGRDLLVSAQTGSGKTVAYGLALAPDLLGDAETLPPAGEPMALIVAPTRELAIQVTNELAWLYANTGAKLATLVGGMDPRAERRLLGQGVHIVVGTPGRLRDHLTRGALQIANLKALVIDEADEMLNLGFREDLEFLLEATPASRRTLLFSATLPKTIIQMTKRYQQNALRIEVARGQAGHADIEYRAIRIAPNEVEHAVTNILRQAEAPSAIVFCNTRETVRHLSSALIERGFAAVTLSGELGQAERNQAIQALRDGRARVCVATDVAARGLDLPSLGLVIHADLPSDAETLQHRSGRTGRAGRKGVSVLLVPISRRRKAEALLVQARINAKWGAAPSAEEIRAADEARLLADPIFTEEASEEDTATAARLIAAHSPEVLAAALVRKWRASLPSPEDVFEPNFGPDPKGAKPGGRDRDERGPAKHERSGPTVWFRMDVGRRNNADPKWLLPLLCRRGKITRQEIGAIKIYDRETKFEIAESVARRFADAAAHSEGDDITIAYADASAGAGAGGERPAFKKVKHGTGGPSRDKPRRPRPKQAKA, encoded by the coding sequence ATGCCGCTTCCCACGACGAGCGCTCCGCTCGCCGCCGCCCTCGCCAGCCGTGGCTACACCGATCTCACCGAGGTCCAGTCCGCCGTCCTCAAGCCGGAGGCCGACGGCAGGGACCTGCTGGTCTCCGCGCAGACCGGCTCCGGCAAGACCGTCGCCTACGGCCTTGCGCTGGCGCCCGACCTGCTCGGCGATGCCGAGACGCTGCCGCCAGCCGGCGAGCCGATGGCGCTGATCGTCGCGCCGACGCGCGAACTCGCCATCCAGGTCACCAACGAGCTCGCCTGGCTCTACGCCAATACCGGCGCCAAGCTCGCGACCCTCGTCGGCGGCATGGATCCGCGCGCCGAGCGCCGCCTGCTCGGCCAGGGCGTCCACATCGTCGTCGGCACGCCGGGACGGCTGCGCGACCACCTGACCCGCGGCGCGCTGCAGATCGCCAATCTCAAGGCGCTGGTCATCGACGAGGCCGACGAGATGCTCAATCTCGGCTTCCGCGAGGACCTGGAATTCCTGCTCGAGGCGACACCCGCCTCGCGCCGCACGCTGCTGTTCTCGGCGACGCTGCCGAAGACCATCATCCAGATGACCAAGCGCTACCAGCAGAACGCGCTGCGCATCGAGGTGGCCCGCGGCCAGGCCGGCCATGCCGACATCGAGTATCGCGCCATCCGCATCGCCCCGAACGAGGTCGAGCACGCCGTCACCAACATTCTGCGCCAGGCCGAGGCGCCGAGCGCCATCGTCTTCTGCAACACCCGCGAGACCGTCCGGCATCTTTCCTCGGCGCTGATCGAGCGCGGCTTCGCCGCCGTGACGCTGTCCGGCGAACTCGGGCAGGCCGAGCGCAACCAGGCCATCCAGGCGCTGCGCGACGGCCGGGCGCGGGTGTGCGTCGCCACCGACGTCGCCGCACGCGGCCTCGACCTGCCGAGCCTCGGCCTCGTCATCCATGCCGACCTGCCGAGCGACGCCGAGACGCTGCAGCACCGCTCCGGCCGCACCGGAAGGGCCGGGCGCAAGGGCGTCTCGGTTCTGCTGGTGCCGATCTCGCGCCGCCGCAAGGCCGAGGCGCTGCTTGTCCAGGCCCGCATCAACGCCAAATGGGGCGCCGCCCCCTCGGCCGAGGAAATCCGTGCCGCCGACGAGGCACGGCTGCTCGCCGACCCGATCTTCACCGAGGAAGCCAGCGAGGAGGACACCGCGACCGCCGCACGGCTGATCGCCGCGCATTCGCCGGAGGTTCTCGCCGCGGCCCTGGTGCGCAAGTGGCGCGCGAGCCTGCCCTCGCCCGAGGACGTGTTCGAGCCGAATTTCGGCCCCGACCCGAAGGGCGCCAAGCCCGGTGGCCGCGACCGCGACGAGCGCGGGCCGGCGAAGCACGAGCGCTCGGGTCCCACGGTCTGGTTCCGCATGGATGTCGGGCGGCGCAACAACGCCGACCCGAAATGGCTGCTGCCGCTTCTGTGCCGGCGCGGCAAGATCACCCGCCAGGAGATCGGCGCGATCAAAATCTACGACCGCGAGACCAAGTTCGAGATCGCCGAGAGCGTCGCCAGGCGCTTCGCCGACGCCGCCGCCCACAGCGAGGGCGACGACATCACCATCGCCTATGCCGATGCTTCGGCCGGCGCGGGCGCCGGCGGCGAGCGCCCGGCCTTCAAGAAGGTCAAGCACGGCACCGGCGGCCCCTCCCGCGACAAGCCGCGCCGCCCGCGGCCGAAGCAGGCCAAGGCCTGA
- the gluQRS gene encoding tRNA glutamyl-Q(34) synthetase GluQRS, translating into MNDTPEVFRFAPSPNGELHLGHAYSALVNHRMAREAGATFLLRIEDIDRARCTPAFERQIEEDLFFLGVDWDGPPRRQSEHFSDYAAALEALADEELIYPGFMSRGEIRAFAERHESEEGTPWPRDPDGAPVYPGLDRRLSTRERERKMRDGERFAWRLDMEKAMERVPALSWQESGESPDGDSGEITARPLAWGDVVLARLDMPTSYHLSVVVDDALQGVTDVVRGRDLFHATSVHRLLQALLGLPAPRYHHHALILGPDGRKLSKSLRDTSIRALREAGLGAEDIRRMVGLAGRLAPESFSRGRSARG; encoded by the coding sequence ATGAACGACACGCCGGAGGTCTTCCGGTTCGCCCCCAGCCCCAACGGCGAACTGCATCTCGGCCACGCCTATTCGGCGCTGGTCAACCACCGGATGGCGCGCGAGGCGGGCGCGACGTTCCTGCTGCGCATCGAGGACATCGACCGGGCGCGCTGCACGCCGGCCTTCGAGCGGCAGATCGAGGAGGATCTATTCTTCCTCGGCGTCGACTGGGACGGCCCGCCGCGCCGGCAGTCCGAGCACTTTTCCGACTATGCGGCGGCGCTGGAAGCGCTGGCGGACGAGGAGCTGATCTATCCGGGCTTCATGTCGCGCGGCGAGATCCGGGCTTTCGCCGAGCGGCATGAGTCGGAGGAGGGCACGCCATGGCCGCGCGATCCGGACGGCGCGCCGGTCTATCCGGGGCTCGACCGGCGGCTGTCGACCCGCGAGCGCGAGCGCAAAATGCGCGACGGCGAGCGCTTTGCCTGGCGGCTCGACATGGAGAAGGCGATGGAGCGCGTGCCGGCGCTGAGCTGGCAGGAGAGTGGCGAGTCGCCCGACGGCGACAGCGGCGAGATCACGGCACGGCCGCTGGCATGGGGCGACGTGGTGCTCGCCCGGCTCGACATGCCGACCAGCTACCATCTGTCGGTGGTCGTCGACGACGCGCTGCAGGGCGTCACCGACGTGGTGCGCGGCCGCGACCTATTCCATGCGACCAGCGTCCACCGGCTGCTGCAGGCGCTGCTCGGCCTGCCGGCGCCGCGGTATCATCATCACGCGCTGATCCTCGGGCCGGACGGGCGCAAGCTTTCGAAAAGCCTGCGCGACACCTCGATCCGGGCGCTGCGGGAGGCGGGGCTCGGCGCCGAGGACATCAGGCGGATGGTCGGGCTCGCTGGCCGCCTGGCGCCGGAGAGCTTCAGCCGAGGACGATCAGCCAGAGGCTGA
- a CDS encoding disulfide bond formation protein B, with amino-acid sequence MRLTEQFQRPTGFRQTLSAGFLLVGMAATVGTALIFEHVGGYIPCALCLQQRIPYYVTIPVALIAVVAAAGRAPARFTRLLLLVIGVIMLVSLYLAVVHAGVEWGFWAGPADCAQVAGGDLMGGDLLATIDAIRPPACDEAAGRFLGLSFAGWNAIASALFAAVALRAAFARADRFA; translated from the coding sequence ATGCGACTCACCGAGCAGTTCCAGCGACCCACCGGCTTCCGCCAGACATTGTCGGCCGGCTTCCTTCTCGTCGGCATGGCAGCGACCGTCGGCACGGCGCTGATCTTCGAGCATGTCGGCGGCTACATTCCCTGCGCCCTCTGCCTGCAGCAGCGGATTCCCTACTACGTGACGATTCCGGTGGCGCTGATCGCCGTCGTGGCTGCCGCCGGCCGGGCGCCGGCGCGGTTCACCCGGCTTCTGCTGCTCGTCATCGGCGTCATCATGCTGGTGTCGCTCTATCTCGCCGTCGTGCATGCCGGCGTCGAATGGGGCTTCTGGGCGGGCCCGGCCGACTGCGCGCAGGTCGCCGGCGGCGACCTCATGGGCGGCGACCTGCTCGCCACGATCGACGCCATCCGCCCGCCCGCCTGCGACGAGGCGGCCGGCCGTTTCCTCGGCCTGTCCTTCGCCGGATGGAACGCCATCGCTTCCGCACTGTTCGCGGCGGTGGCGCTGCGGGCGGCCTTCGCCCGCGCCGACCGCTTCGCCTGA
- a CDS encoding HNH endonuclease, translated as MTIAVTHELSPALVLNADFRPLSYYPLSLWSWQDSIKAVFLDRVTILAEYDRAVRSPTYSMRLPSVVCLKTYVKPARHPAFTRFNVFLRDRFQCQYCGSPHELTFDHVVPRSRGGLTTWENVVAACSPCNLRKGGLMPKAAGMIPQQKPFQPTVHDLHNNGRLFPPNHLHESWVDYLYWDSELDPE; from the coding sequence GTGACGATTGCTGTCACTCACGAGTTATCCCCAGCGCTCGTCCTGAACGCCGATTTCCGGCCGCTCAGCTACTACCCTTTGTCGCTCTGGTCCTGGCAGGACTCGATCAAGGCGGTGTTCCTTGATCGCGTGACCATCCTCGCCGAATACGACCGGGCGGTCCGCAGCCCCACCTACTCGATGCGGCTGCCGTCGGTGGTCTGCCTCAAGACCTACGTGAAGCCGGCCCGGCACCCTGCCTTCACCCGCTTCAACGTCTTCCTGCGCGACCGCTTCCAGTGCCAGTACTGCGGCTCGCCGCACGAGCTGACCTTCGACCACGTCGTGCCGCGTTCCCGCGGCGGCCTGACGACATGGGAGAACGTCGTGGCTGCCTGTTCGCCGTGCAATCTGCGCAAGGGCGGGCTGATGCCGAAAGCGGCCGGGATGATCCCGCAGCAGAAGCCGTTTCAGCCGACCGTCCACGATCTGCACAACAACGGTCGGTTGTTCCCGCCCAACCATCTGCACGAAAGCTGGGTCGACTATCTCTACTGGGATTCCGAGCTCGATCCGGAGTGA
- a CDS encoding YqaA family protein — protein sequence MLRRLYDWVMSLAATRHAERALAGVSFIESSVFPIPPDALLIPMVIADRGKWFRIAMICTVSSVLGAFLGYAIGALAFDLVGRPVLELYGKADAFDEMAVRYNDWGGWAVLFAALTPFPYKVLTIFSGATHLNLLTFTVVSVIGRGARFFLVAWLLQRYGAPIQGFVEKNLGILFTLFMVLLIGGFLAVRYLV from the coding sequence ATGCTTCGCCGCCTCTACGACTGGGTGATGTCGCTCGCAGCGACACGCCATGCCGAACGCGCGCTCGCCGGGGTGTCGTTCATCGAGAGTTCGGTGTTCCCGATCCCGCCGGATGCGCTGCTGATCCCGATGGTGATCGCCGACCGGGGCAAGTGGTTCCGGATCGCGATGATCTGCACGGTCTCCTCGGTGCTGGGCGCGTTTCTCGGCTATGCCATCGGCGCGCTCGCCTTCGATCTCGTCGGCCGTCCTGTCCTGGAACTCTACGGCAAGGCCGACGCCTTCGACGAGATGGCGGTCCGCTACAACGACTGGGGCGGCTGGGCGGTGCTGTTCGCGGCGCTGACGCCGTTTCCCTACAAGGTGCTGACGATCTTCTCCGGCGCCACGCATCTCAACCTCCTGACCTTCACGGTCGTCTCGGTGATCGGACGCGGCGCCCGCTTCTTCCTGGTGGCCTGGCTGCTGCAGCGCTACGGTGCGCCGATCCAGGGCTTCGTCGAGAAGAATCTCGGCATTCTCTTCACCCTGTTCATGGTGCTCCTGATCGGCGGCTTCCTGGCCGTCCGCTACCTCGTCTGA
- a CDS encoding diguanylate cyclase, whose amino-acid sequence MRKRLKRWIRGDDVVLPVFAEMIELMYGSFVPLIASVVGLHLIAVFAGFRTGDPVLVLLAIAGCCIGYARIGIGLAYRHRRRRWLDRLAARRWQNLYALGGIPYCTTNGILIIVAMHSGDPYVFAWCGGFLVANAYGLVMYTAVRPAVAMIQVSLTMLPVTFVCLASGRFELTILGLNLVLAIAALLINLRRQYLTIREMLESRRSLERFATTDPLTGLLNRNSLLRQIDDPERRPAGSRALLFIDLDRFKPVNDEHGHQAGDELLAQLAVRLRRCIGERDLLARFGGDEFVIVCESRTAEALTTAETLARRIRDSLDEPFRLASASVMIGASIGIARIPGGRVDIDRLIGEADDAMYAAKRARREAAAPAEGRRQELAA is encoded by the coding sequence ATGCGCAAACGGCTGAAACGGTGGATTCGCGGCGACGACGTCGTTCTTCCAGTATTCGCCGAGATGATCGAGCTGATGTACGGCTCCTTCGTACCGCTCATTGCTTCGGTCGTGGGACTGCATCTGATCGCCGTCTTCGCCGGCTTCCGGACCGGCGATCCGGTGCTGGTGCTGCTCGCGATCGCCGGCTGCTGCATCGGCTATGCCCGTATCGGCATCGGGCTCGCTTACCGGCACCGCCGGCGCCGCTGGCTCGACCGGCTGGCTGCCCGGCGCTGGCAGAATCTCTATGCCCTCGGCGGCATTCCCTACTGCACCACCAACGGCATCCTGATCATCGTCGCCATGCACTCCGGCGATCCCTACGTCTTCGCCTGGTGCGGCGGCTTCCTTGTCGCCAACGCCTACGGCCTGGTGATGTACACCGCCGTACGTCCCGCCGTCGCCATGATCCAGGTCAGCCTGACCATGCTGCCGGTCACGTTCGTCTGCCTCGCCTCCGGCCGGTTCGAGCTGACCATTCTGGGCCTGAACCTGGTGCTGGCCATCGCGGCGCTGCTGATCAACCTGCGCCGCCAGTACCTGACCATTCGCGAGATGCTGGAGAGCCGGCGGTCGCTGGAGCGCTTCGCCACCACCGACCCGCTGACCGGGCTGCTCAACCGCAACTCGCTGCTGCGCCAGATCGACGATCCGGAGCGCCGTCCGGCGGGTTCGCGGGCCCTGCTGTTCATCGATCTCGACCGGTTCAAGCCGGTCAACGACGAGCACGGGCACCAGGCCGGGGACGAGCTGCTCGCGCAGCTGGCGGTCCGGCTGCGCCGCTGCATCGGCGAGCGCGACCTGCTTGCCCGCTTCGGCGGCGACGAGTTCGTCATCGTCTGCGAAAGCCGGACCGCCGAGGCCCTGACGACGGCCGAGACCCTGGCTCGTCGCATCCGCGACAGCCTCGACGAACCGTTCCGGCTGGCCAGCGCCAGCGTCATGATCGGAGCGAGCATCGGCATCGCCCGCATTCCGGGCGGCCGGGTCGATATCGACCGGCTGATCGGCGAAGCCGACGACGCCATGTATGCCGCCAAGCGGGCCCGGCGGGAGGCAGCCGCCCCGGCCGAAGGGCGCCGGCAGGAACTCGCCGCCTAG